In a single window of the Thunnus albacares chromosome 1, fThuAlb1.1, whole genome shotgun sequence genome:
- the arpp19a gene encoding cAMP-regulated phosphoprotein 19a: MSGDNEETQTAEGTPVDDKEAQDKMISPEKAEEAKLKARYPNLGNKPGGSDLLRKRLQKGQKYFDSGDYNMAKAKIKNKQLPTAAPEKTEITGDHIPTPQDLPQRKPSLVASKLAG, translated from the exons atgtcggGGGATAACGAAGAAACGCAGACGGCCGAGGGGACACCAGTGGACGATAAG GAAGCTCAGGACAAGATGATCAGTCCCGAGAAGGCAGAGGAGGCTAAACTGAAGGCCAGATATCCAAATTTAGGAAATAAACCCGGAGGCTCTGATCTGCTTCGCAAACGCCTCCAGAAGGGG CAAAAGTACTTTGACTCTGGCGACTACAACATGGCTAAAGCGAAGATAAAGAACAAGCAGTTGCCGACAGCTGCACCAGAGAAGACCGAGATCACAGGGGACCACATCCCCACCCCCCAGGACCTGCCCCAGAGGAAACCTTCTCTGGTGGCCAGTAAACTGGCAGGCTGA